In Candidatus Polarisedimenticolaceae bacterium, the following are encoded in one genomic region:
- a CDS encoding YezD family protein, producing the protein MSRGAPEVERAILDAVRGVRYGSVEVVVHDGRVVQIEIKKKVRVVEDAGPDRNTGGPRGFQHHPTTGTPEDGR; encoded by the coding sequence ATGAGTCGCGGCGCGCCCGAGGTCGAGCGCGCGATCCTGGACGCCGTCCGCGGCGTCCGCTACGGCTCGGTCGAGGTCGTCGTGCACGACGGCCGCGTGGTGCAGATCGAGATCAAGAAGAAAGTCCGCGTCGTCGAGGACGCGGGGCCCGACCGGAACACCGGAGGACCGAGAGGATTCCAACACCATCCGACGACCGGAACACCGGAGGACGGACGATGA